From one Amycolatopsis sp. FDAARGOS 1241 genomic stretch:
- a CDS encoding FHA domain-containing protein: protein MPELVVQLTRVGFLVLLWLFVFAALRVVRSDLYAASGLRVQVPSFRRNKEKKPRGSKAPQQLLVTHGALAGTRIALDGRPILIGRADDSTLVLDDDYASTRHARISLRGEDWYVEDLGSTNGTYLDRAKVTAPLRVPLGVPIRIGKTVIELRP from the coding sequence GTGCCAGAGCTGGTCGTTCAACTCACCAGAGTGGGCTTTCTCGTACTGCTCTGGCTCTTCGTGTTCGCCGCCCTGCGGGTCGTCCGTTCGGATCTCTACGCCGCGTCCGGCCTCCGAGTGCAGGTGCCGTCGTTCCGGCGGAACAAGGAGAAGAAGCCGCGGGGCAGCAAGGCGCCGCAGCAGCTCCTGGTCACGCACGGGGCGCTGGCCGGTACCCGCATCGCGCTCGACGGCCGGCCGATCCTGATCGGCCGCGCGGACGACTCGACGCTGGTGCTGGACGACGACTACGCGTCGACCCGCCACGCCCGCATTTCTCTGCGCGGGGAGGACTGGTACGTGGAAGATCTGGGCTCGACGAACGGGACCTACCTCGACCGGGCTAAGGTCACTGCACCCCTCCGGGTCCCGCTCGGAGTCCCCATCCGGATCGGCAAGACGGTGATCGAGCTTCGCCCATGA
- a CDS encoding PP2C family serine/threonine-protein phosphatase, whose translation MTLVLRYAARSDRGLVRSSNQDSVYAGPRLLALADGMGGHAAGEVASKVVIASLAPLDDDEPGDDLLAQLREAVQNGNAAIAELVSQDPDLDGMGTTLTAVLFAGNRLGLVHVGDSRAYLFRGGQFAQITRDDSFVNELLEQGRITAEEAAVHPQRSLLLKALTGHEVEPSLTVREARAGDRYLICSDGLSGMVSDETMAEAIRIPDPQDCADRMIELALKGGGTDNVTVVIADVVDVDFGEDAPIVGGAAGDGSDEQHQGDSPAARARALTQPPPPPRPEPQAFEEDPKAKRRKRFRWLVGAVVVLIVLAAAAIATRYFVLSQFYVGEGPDQEVVIYRGVPGSILGIQLHSLEQGSCPPGQLCSDKLRVPALQEDARIAVQNGVKRDSLDDARKYIDDFLRLKKQLGDCSPVTPGAPGTTGAPATSATSATSVPPSSGGVPTAPGGPPASSSAAAPPSGGTSSSANQPAGRDCSTSSTAPAGGGN comes from the coding sequence ATGACTCTCGTCCTCCGCTACGCGGCCCGCAGTGACCGGGGCCTGGTGCGTTCGAGCAACCAGGACTCCGTGTACGCCGGCCCGCGCCTGCTCGCGCTCGCCGACGGTATGGGCGGCCACGCCGCGGGTGAGGTGGCCAGCAAGGTCGTCATCGCCTCGCTCGCACCGCTCGACGACGACGAGCCGGGCGACGACCTGCTCGCCCAGCTCCGCGAGGCGGTGCAGAACGGCAACGCGGCGATCGCCGAGCTCGTTTCACAGGACCCCGACCTCGACGGCATGGGCACCACGCTCACGGCCGTGCTGTTCGCCGGCAACCGGCTCGGCCTGGTGCACGTCGGCGACTCGCGCGCGTACCTGTTCCGCGGCGGCCAGTTCGCGCAGATCACTCGCGACGACAGCTTCGTGAACGAGCTGCTGGAGCAGGGCCGCATCACGGCCGAGGAGGCCGCGGTGCACCCGCAGCGTTCGCTGCTGCTCAAGGCGCTCACTGGCCACGAAGTCGAACCGAGCCTCACGGTGCGCGAGGCGCGTGCCGGTGACCGGTACCTCATCTGCTCCGACGGCCTGTCCGGCATGGTCAGCGACGAGACGATGGCCGAGGCCATCCGCATCCCGGACCCGCAGGACTGCGCGGACCGGATGATCGAGCTGGCCCTCAAGGGCGGTGGTACGGACAACGTCACCGTCGTCATCGCCGACGTGGTCGACGTCGACTTCGGCGAAGACGCCCCGATCGTCGGCGGCGCCGCGGGCGACGGCAGTGACGAACAGCACCAGGGCGATTCGCCCGCCGCGCGGGCCCGGGCGCTCACGCAGCCGCCCCCTCCGCCGCGGCCCGAGCCGCAGGCGTTCGAGGAGGATCCGAAGGCCAAGCGCCGCAAGCGGTTCCGGTGGCTCGTCGGCGCGGTCGTGGTGCTGATCGTGCTGGCCGCGGCCGCGATCGCCACGCGCTATTTCGTCCTCAGCCAGTTCTACGTGGGCGAGGGTCCCGACCAGGAGGTCGTGATCTACCGCGGGGTGCCCGGCTCCATCCTCGGCATCCAGCTGCACTCGCTCGAGCAGGGCTCGTGCCCGCCGGGTCAGCTGTGCTCCGACAAGTTACGCGTCCCCGCTCTGCAGGAGGACGCGCGCATCGCCGTGCAGAACGGTGTGAAGCGCGACAGCCTGGACGACGCGCGCAAGTACATCGACGACTTCCTGCGGCTGAAGAAGCAGCTGGGCGACTGTTCGCCGGTGACGCCGGGCGCTCCCGGCACGACCGGGGCCCCGGCGACCTCGGCGACCTCGGCGACCTCGGTGCCGCCGTCGTCCGGCGGGGTGCCGACGGCTCCGGGTGGGCCGCCGGCGTCGTCCAGCGCCGCTGCGCCGCCTTCGGGCGGCACGTCTTCGTCGGCGAACCAGCCTGCGGGGAGGGACTGCTCGACGTCGAGTACGGCGCCGGCAGGAGGCGGTAACTGA